ACAGCGTGACTCCCTCCTCTGGACAGTCATTTCCTTCACGCTCCGTCAGTTTCAAGATTACAACCTTTCTCTGGAGACACTTGGCCAACGAGCTTGGCTGACGATCCAGAAGCTTTGGGTAGTCCTCTGCTGCTGGCTGCAGTGTGTCATGGGGGATAGAGTCCTGTGGTACTTCCTCTGGTAGGGGTATGGAGTCCTGTGGTACTTCTTGTGATACCTCCACCCCCTGGGCCAGCAGCATGCTGGTGATATCTGTGTAGCCTCCCCTCACAGCCAGGTGAAGAGGGGTGAGGCCCTGCTCGTCTGACAGACTGGCGCCCTCAGGGCAGTGGACCAGAAGCTCTTTGAAGACCTCACAGTGCCCCCCTTCTGCGGCCAGGTGGCAGGGGGTACGCAGGTTTTGGTTGGTGCAGTAGGGGTCTGCCCCTTCCTCGATCAGCATCTTCACTGTGGGCAGGTGGCCGCGCTGAGCAGCGAGGTGAAGGGCGGTAAGACCCTGGGTGGTCCGGGCCTGTATATCTGCATCATGCTTGACTAAGAGGCGAGAGGTACTGGTGTGGCCTGTCTCAGCCGCCACATGGAGGGGGGTGTGGAGGCCCGTGGAGGTCACGTGGACGTCTGCCCCCAGCTCTATCAGGATCCTTGCCACCCTGTACTGCCCCCTATGGGAGGCCATGTGCAGCGGGGTGCGCCCATCAGTGGTCTGCCCATCTATGTCCGCCCCGGCCTGCTTCACCAGCAATTTGACGATGCCCAGGTGGCCCTGCCAGGCAGCCAAGTGAAGCACCGTCCAGTCATCTCTGCCCTTCACATGGACGTCTGCCCCGCGGCTTAGCAGCACCCTGACCACGTTCTCCTGGCCATGCTGGCAGGCGATGTGTGCGGGTGTACGTCCCTGGGCGTCCGTCTCATTGATGGAGGCGCCGCGGTCCAGCAGTAGGCGGGTGATGGCCTCGTCCCCGTTCTGAGCAGCACAGTGCAGGGCTGTGTATTGGTCCTCGTCCCGGGCGTTGGCGTTGGTGCTCCGGCGGCCTAGCAGCAGCTCGGCCAGGCCCTTCAGGTGCTTCTCGGTGGCCAGGTGGAGGGGGGTGGAGCCGTGGGCATTGGCCAGGTTGGTGTTGGCATGGTTGAGGAGCAGGAACTTGACGGCCTCCTCATTGGCCTGCGTGACGGCGTGGTGGAGCAGGCTGTAGCCACCCTCCAATAGGAGATCCACGTCCTGAGGCTGCAGGATCTTCATCAGCTTGGACATGTCTTTGGTACGGATGGCGTCACTCAGCTTCCTCCTCTGCACCTCCCCAGAGTCTAAACAACAAGGAGATAGAAGACACAGTATATAGTCAGGGACAAAACCACCATGAAGTTATCCTGAAGTTAAAGAGACACTCTGCATGCTCCAGAAGTCATTCAGAACTGTACTACTTATATGTAGGATATAACACCATGAGAAACGAGAATTCCTGTCATCTGTTAAAGGAAACCATAGACAATGCCAAGGCACAGCCATTCTTACCACAGGTATTCTCTTTCTCAAAGGAGAGGGTAATGGAGTCTTGAGAGGAGAAGGCAGAGTCTACAGAGGAGATTCCTGACAGTCTCTTGCTGGTGTTGTCTTTGCTGGGACAGCAGTCCTCCTTCACATGATCAAAGCTCCGAGATATCCCAGAGTCTACCTGGCTCAGAGGTTTTGATAGGCTGTAGTCTTTCTCTGGCAACATGGCAGACTTGGGCCTGACTGGCTTCTGCTCTTTATTCTGTTGGAGACACAGCTATGTTAGAAATACAATAACAAACCCCTTGACTCCTTGGCTCTTTGACAACCTTTATGTTGACATGTTGTTAAAACATCTAGTTATGTAGCTATCTACACTACCatccaaaagtttggggtcactttgtccattaaaattacatcaaattgatcagaaatacagtgtagacattgttaagctgccagttgaggacttgtgaggcatctgtttctcaaactagacactaatgtactttttcgcttgctcagttgtgcaccgggggcctcccactcctctttctattctgtttagagccagtttgcgctgttctgtgaagtgagtagtacacagcgttgtatgagatcttcagtttcttggcaatttctcacatgaaatagccttcatttctcagaacaagaatagactgactagtttcagaagaaaggtctttgtttctggccattttgagcctgtaatcgaacccacaaatgctgatgctccagatactcaactagtctaaagaagggcagttttattgcttctttaatcagaacaacagttttcagctgtgctaacataattacaaaagggttttctaatgatcaattagccttttaaaatgataaacttgcattagctaacacaacgtgccattggaacacaggagtgatggttgctgataatgggcctctgtacgcctatgtagatattccataaaaaataagccatttccagctacaacagtcatttacaggCAGGGGAATATACGTGAATGGTATGCGTGTTTCTACCTGGTCAGTGGTTAGTCCATTGCAGTGGTTATTCTCAGGCATAGGAGTTTGGTTCTTGGACTCCTCTTGGGGTTTAGAACACAGCTCCTCGGCTTCTGATGTGATTTCTGCAGACAGAAGACAACAAAGGTCAGGTTTGATGTACATAGCATCCCATGGTTTAAATTTCTCCTTTTCAGAAaactatatgtacagtacatcatGACTTTGTATATGTACTACTAAACTTGAATTGTGTTCTTCCTGCTTTCAAGCCTCAAGATAAACACAAACACCCATCACTTACAGACATAGGCCCTATTGGGTCTCTACTCACCCTGGAAGCTGGGTCTGGCATCAGGTAAGGGGGCCCAGCAGCGCTGCATGAGGCTCAGGAACCCCGTGCAGGCTTGGGGTCGACTCCGGGGCACAACATTGAGGTCAGGACGCACCCCTCTCACCACCTTCACCATGATCTGCAGGATGTTGTTCTCCCCTGGAGGAAATAGAGGACATAAAGATACCATCAACACAATATATAACACACTTTGATACACTTCGTTCATTTCTCTACTGTTCATATGATAACTCAGTCCAAAAGGTGTACCAGATCCCATTATTCAAAAGACAAATTAGAGCCTGGATCATATCAATGAATTATGCCTTGATCGTGTGCTGGTGAAAGTATGGAAAAGCAACATAAACAAATGTCTGGGTAGGACCGATTCAAGTATGTACCCCTCATTATTATCATCTTTCTGTATGCTCAGATAAGGAAGGCATATAGATGTTTTGTTAGAGAAGTtgagttaaatgtggaagacacatttcagttgaaggcattcagttctaccactgactaggtatccccctttcctttccctttctctcccacACCAAGCCTGGAAAAACCTCTCAGACTTTCTTGGTCATGGTATCTTTGTTATCAGGGATTGGGACCAGCCAGCAAGCCAGTCAATGATTCAAAGCAAACAGAGGCAGTGGAGATAAGCTCAGATCACCATGGCTTCTTTAGTAGCTTTAATACTATTCAATAGAAGGACGAGGAACATGGGAGGAGAGTGCTTTTCTAGGGCTTCGTTAATGGCGGATACAGGTGCCGGTGCCAAGGATGTCAATGCCCTGATCAAGAGCTTTCAATTCAAAGGATATGCCTGGGGCAAACACCTGTCAGCCTGCCTCAATGGAATTCACCAGGTAAACACTCAACGGCACTGTCAGTATGTGCACTGTGACTAAACGTCTGTTACCTTCACTTAGTGAGAAGCAGGACAAA
The DNA window shown above is from Salmo salar chromosome ssa13, Ssal_v3.1, whole genome shotgun sequence and carries:
- the LOC106567956 gene encoding receptor-interacting serine/threonine-protein kinase 4 → MDVPDPSHGNMGLLRTFDSSEFGSWEKIGSGGFGQVYKVRHVQWKTWLAIKCPPCLHVDDKERAELLEEAKKMEAAKFRYILPVYGICGDPQGLVMEYMETGSLETLLAAEPLPWELRFRIIHETAVGMNFLHCMSPPLLHLDLKPANILLDAHYHVKISDFGLARWNGLSRVDEISRDGFCGTIAYLPPESIIEKDRVSDTKHDVYSFSIVIWGILTQKKPYQGENNILQIMVKVVRGVRPDLNVVPRSRPQACTGFLSLMQRCWAPLPDARPSFQEITSEAEELCSKPQEESKNQTPMPENNHCNGLTTDQNKEQKPVRPKSAMLPEKDYSLSKPLSQVDSGISRSFDHVKEDCCPSKDNTSKRLSGISSVDSAFSSQDSITLSFEKENTCDSGEVQRRKLSDAIRTKDMSKLMKILQPQDVDLLLEGGYSLLHHAVTQANEEAVKFLLLNHANTNLANAHGSTPLHLATEKHLKGLAELLLGRRSTNANARDEDQYTALHCAAQNGDEAITRLLLDRGASINETDAQGRTPAHIACQHGQENVVRVLLSRGADVHVKGRDDWTVLHLAAWQGHLGIVKLLVKQAGADIDGQTTDGRTPLHMASHRGQYRVARILIELGADVHVTSTGLHTPLHVAAETGHTSTSRLLVKHDADIQARTTQGLTALHLAAQRGHLPTVKMLIEEGADPYCTNQNLRTPCHLAAEGGHCEVFKELLVHCPEGASLSDEQGLTPLHLAVRGGYTDITSMLLAQGVEVSQEVPQDSIPLPEEVPQDSIPHDTLQPAAEDYPKLLDRQPSSLAKCLQRKVVILKLTEREGNDCPEEGVTL